Proteins encoded together in one Streptomyces sp. TLI_171 window:
- a CDS encoding glycosyltransferase — translation MTILHVSQPVDGGVARVVVDLVRGQRSAGCRVLVACPSGGRLAREAAAAGARVLDWPAERSPGPSTAGETWRLRRILRRTEPDVLHLHSAKAGLAGRLAARGGLPTVFQPHAWSFAAVDGALAAASLRWERHATRWARTVLCVSERERADGEAAGLLADWRVVPNGVDLEHFAPADPASRRAARMTLGLDQSDPLAVCVGRLCRQKGQDVLLDAWAKVQAARPESRLVLVGGGPDAEALAEQVRGLPEPSRVRMVGDVADPRLWLAAADLAVLPSRWEGMALAPLEAMACGRPVLLTDVPGARECLPPAERGRSVVPVGDSGAMAERLVEFLGDRIECERRGAEARAHVADHHDIRGTIQQVAAIYRTIVRSQVVPGGRTNRVPQRF, via the coding sequence ATGACGATCCTTCATGTGTCCCAGCCGGTCGACGGCGGGGTGGCCCGGGTGGTGGTGGACCTGGTGCGCGGGCAGCGCTCGGCCGGGTGCCGGGTGCTGGTGGCCTGTCCGTCCGGCGGCCGGCTGGCCCGCGAGGCGGCCGCGGCCGGCGCCCGGGTGCTGGACTGGCCCGCCGAACGCTCGCCCGGCCCGAGCACCGCGGGGGAGACCTGGCGGCTGCGCCGGATCCTGCGCCGCACCGAGCCGGACGTGCTGCACCTGCACAGCGCGAAGGCCGGCCTGGCCGGCCGGCTGGCCGCGCGCGGCGGGCTGCCGACGGTGTTCCAGCCGCACGCCTGGTCGTTCGCCGCGGTGGACGGCGCGCTGGCGGCGGCCAGCCTGCGCTGGGAGCGGCACGCCACCCGCTGGGCCCGCACCGTGCTGTGCGTCAGCGAGCGGGAGCGGGCGGACGGCGAGGCCGCCGGGCTGCTCGCGGACTGGCGGGTGGTGCCCAACGGCGTGGACCTGGAGCACTTCGCGCCCGCCGACCCGGCGTCCCGGCGGGCCGCCCGGATGACGCTGGGCCTGGACCAGTCCGACCCGCTGGCGGTGTGCGTGGGGCGGCTGTGCCGGCAGAAGGGCCAGGACGTGCTGCTGGACGCCTGGGCGAAGGTGCAGGCCGCGCGGCCGGAGTCCCGGCTGGTGCTGGTCGGCGGCGGGCCGGACGCCGAGGCGCTGGCGGAGCAGGTGCGCGGGCTGCCCGAGCCGTCCCGGGTGCGGATGGTGGGCGACGTGGCCGATCCGCGGCTGTGGCTGGCGGCGGCCGACCTGGCGGTGCTGCCCTCGCGCTGGGAGGGGATGGCGCTGGCCCCGCTGGAGGCGATGGCCTGCGGCCGGCCGGTGCTGCTGACCGACGTGCCGGGCGCGCGGGAATGCCTGCCGCCGGCCGAGCGCGGCCGCTCGGTGGTGCCGGTGGGGGATTCCGGCGCGATGGCCGAACGGTTGGTCGAATTCCTCGGCGATCGGATCGAGTGCGAACGGCGTGGGGCGGAGGCCAGGGCGCACGTGGCAGATCATCATGATATTCGCGGAACGATTCAGCAGGTGGCGGCGATCTACCGGACGATTGTTCGATCCCAGGTGGTGCCGGGCGGTCGTACGAACCGTGTCCCGCAGCGGTTCTGA
- a CDS encoding SRPBCC family protein encodes MGKVHATTERTYQAGPTRVYEALADYAVTRPKLLPAQYSEYEVRAGGTGAGTQVHWKLQATEKRVRDCLFTVSAPSPEKLVETDGNSSMVITWTVSAVGESGSKVTVEASWTGAGGIGGFFERTFAPKGLNRIHDQVLANLAAELG; translated from the coding sequence ATGGGCAAGGTGCACGCCACCACCGAGCGGACGTACCAGGCCGGGCCGACCAGGGTGTACGAGGCGCTGGCCGACTACGCGGTGACCCGGCCGAAGCTGCTGCCCGCCCAGTACAGCGAGTACGAGGTGCGGGCCGGCGGGACCGGGGCGGGGACGCAGGTGCACTGGAAGCTGCAGGCGACCGAGAAGCGGGTCCGGGACTGCCTGTTCACGGTCTCCGCGCCCAGCCCCGAGAAGCTGGTGGAGACCGACGGCAACTCCTCGATGGTGATCACCTGGACGGTCTCCGCGGTCGGCGAGAGCGGCAGCAAGGTGACGGTGGAGGCGTCCTGGACCGGGGCCGGCGGCATCGGCGGGTTCTTCGAGCGGACCTTCGCGCCGAAGGGCCTGAACCGGATCCACGACCAGGTGCTGGCCAACCTGGCGGCCGAACTCGGCTGA
- a CDS encoding polysaccharide deacetylase family protein — translation MDADPRLPAQALAPRLAPWILMYHSVAEEDEDPYLLTVGPERFAEQMDWLHRTGRRGVSVRELLAAQARGRESRLVGLTFDDGYADFARHAVPVLRAHGFTATAYVVPDLLGTENGWDVEGPRKKLLTVDQVTELAASGWEIGSHGLGHQALPGLSEAALLRQTRGSRRALEDLIDGPVTGFCYPYGAVDLPATRAVREAGYDYACAIEHSSLTGRWALPRCYVGDRDGAWRLRAKHGRHRWRDAVTGLRWAPPRAAAGERR, via the coding sequence ATGGACGCTGACCCCCGCCTGCCGGCCCAGGCCCTCGCTCCCAGGCTCGCGCCCTGGATCCTGATGTACCACTCGGTCGCCGAGGAGGACGAGGATCCGTACCTGCTCACGGTCGGCCCGGAGCGGTTCGCCGAACAGATGGACTGGCTGCACCGCACCGGCCGCCGCGGCGTCAGCGTCCGGGAGCTGCTCGCCGCCCAGGCCAGGGGCCGGGAGTCCCGGCTGGTCGGTCTGACCTTCGACGACGGCTACGCGGACTTCGCCCGGCACGCCGTCCCGGTGCTGCGCGCGCACGGCTTCACCGCCACCGCGTACGTGGTGCCCGACCTGCTCGGCACCGAGAACGGCTGGGACGTCGAGGGACCGCGCAAGAAGCTGCTGACGGTCGACCAGGTCACCGAACTCGCCGCCTCGGGCTGGGAGATCGGCTCGCACGGCCTCGGCCACCAGGCACTGCCGGGCCTGTCCGAAGCCGCCCTGCTGCGGCAGACCCGGGGCAGCCGGCGCGCCCTGGAGGACCTGATCGACGGGCCGGTCACCGGCTTCTGCTACCCGTACGGCGCGGTCGACCTGCCCGCCACCCGCGCGGTGCGCGAGGCCGGCTACGACTACGCCTGTGCCATCGAGCACTCCTCGCTGACCGGCCGCTGGGCCCTGCCGCGCTGCTACGTCGGCGACCGCGACGGGGCCTGGCGGCTGCGCGCCAAACACGGCCGGCACCGCTGGCGGGACGCCGTGACCGGGCTGCGCTGGGCCCCGCCGCGGGCGGCCGCGGGGGAGCGGCGATGA
- a CDS encoding GNAT family N-acetyltransferase, with product MRLRQKAGAEPRVPAQPAREAADREQWTSQVLRDDDALDLVTEDWDDLYRRCATATAFQAAPWLASWWRQYGRPGALVLVLVRRDGRLVGAAALRRRGPFGGLTNLGAGLVDFTDVLLDDACADRAAAELAAALPLRLPWHSLELREVHPEASVQRVWAHWRGRRHRFADSLCQYLPAVPMEELLKRLPGKTAQRSRVKLRRIAQAGILVHSATPEEVPATVGELLRLHFLQWQDRGVTPEHRSERFARHLTESTTALVATRRAAIHRFELDGEVVAVNLVLLCNPFGGLYLYGAHPELRERLDIAGLLFGAALDEVRAAEIPQLSLLRGQEPYKQRWRPDALPNQRLVLGPGRLAPWAAARALRVRARIAAVHLLRTRLPKLKEALARRLPG from the coding sequence GTGAGGCTGCGTCAGAAGGCGGGCGCCGAACCCCGGGTGCCGGCGCAGCCCGCCCGGGAGGCCGCCGACCGCGAGCAGTGGACCTCCCAGGTGCTGCGCGACGACGACGCCCTGGACCTGGTCACCGAGGACTGGGACGACCTGTACCGGCGCTGCGCCACCGCGACCGCCTTCCAGGCCGCGCCCTGGCTGGCGTCCTGGTGGCGGCAGTACGGCCGGCCCGGCGCGCTGGTGCTGGTGCTGGTCCGCCGCGACGGCCGGCTGGTGGGCGCCGCCGCGCTGCGCCGCCGCGGGCCGTTCGGCGGGCTGACCAACCTGGGCGCCGGGCTGGTCGACTTCACCGACGTGCTGCTGGACGACGCCTGCGCCGACCGGGCCGCCGCCGAGCTGGCCGCGGCGCTGCCGCTGCGCCTGCCCTGGCACAGCCTGGAACTGCGCGAGGTGCACCCGGAGGCGTCCGTGCAGCGGGTCTGGGCGCACTGGCGGGGCCGCCGCCACCGGTTCGCCGACTCGCTCTGCCAGTACCTGCCGGCCGTGCCGATGGAGGAGCTGCTCAAGCGGCTGCCCGGCAAGACCGCGCAGCGCAGCCGGGTGAAGCTCCGCCGGATCGCCCAGGCAGGGATCCTGGTGCACTCCGCCACGCCCGAGGAAGTCCCGGCCACGGTGGGCGAGTTGTTGCGCCTGCACTTCCTGCAGTGGCAGGACCGCGGGGTCACTCCGGAGCACCGCAGCGAACGCTTCGCCCGCCACCTGACCGAGTCCACCACCGCGCTGGTGGCCACCCGCCGGGCGGCCATACACCGCTTCGAGCTGGACGGCGAGGTGGTCGCGGTGAACCTGGTGCTGCTCTGCAACCCGTTCGGCGGGCTGTACCTGTACGGGGCGCACCCGGAGCTGCGCGAACGCCTGGACATCGCGGGCCTGCTGTTCGGCGCCGCCCTCGACGAGGTCAGGGCGGCGGAGATCCCGCAGCTCAGCCTGTTGCGCGGCCAGGAGCCGTACAAGCAGCGCTGGCGGCCGGACGCGCTGCCCAACCAGCGGCTGGTGCTCGGCCCCGGCCGGCTCGCCCCGTGGGCGGCCGCCCGGGCGCTGCGGGTGCGGGCCCGGATCGCCGCCGTCCACCTGCTGCGGACCAGGCTGCCGAAGCTGAAGGAGGCGCTGGCGCGGCGCCTACCGGGGTGA
- a CDS encoding HipA family kinase, with amino-acid sequence MLDVVTAVRYVDPLRAGGSVPGVVEADDLGTYVVKFTGAAQGVKALVAEVIVGELARRLGLRVPPLVLVDFDPAVAAAEPDQEIQDLLRASEGRNLGMDLLPGARDFRPGMIEVSPAEAGRVVWLDALTGNVDRSVHNPNLMVWHGRLWLIDNGAGLVFHHRWSSAHASVHKRYDLSGHALGGYGPDLAAADAALAPLVTPELLREIAGSVPDAWLADEPGFESPAAVREAYVEHLAARVAHSAAWLPEGFATPEQIRAAEERAAAARLAARPSWLKQVPNRAGLAPVESDWSRHVTGE; translated from the coding sequence ATGCTCGATGTGGTGACTGCGGTGCGGTACGTCGATCCGTTGCGGGCGGGCGGGTCGGTGCCCGGGGTGGTGGAGGCGGACGACCTCGGGACGTACGTGGTGAAGTTCACGGGGGCGGCGCAGGGCGTGAAGGCGTTGGTCGCCGAGGTGATCGTGGGCGAGCTGGCGCGGCGGCTGGGGCTGCGGGTGCCGCCGCTGGTGCTGGTGGACTTCGATCCGGCGGTGGCGGCGGCGGAGCCGGACCAGGAGATCCAGGACCTGCTGCGGGCCAGCGAAGGGCGCAACCTCGGAATGGACCTGCTCCCCGGTGCCCGGGACTTCCGGCCGGGGATGATCGAGGTCTCGCCGGCCGAGGCGGGCCGGGTGGTCTGGCTGGACGCGCTGACCGGGAACGTCGACCGCAGCGTGCACAACCCGAACCTGATGGTCTGGCACGGCAGACTGTGGCTGATCGACAACGGCGCGGGCCTGGTCTTCCACCACCGCTGGTCCTCCGCGCACGCCTCGGTGCACAAGCGCTACGACCTGAGCGGCCACGCCCTGGGCGGCTACGGGCCCGACCTGGCCGCCGCCGACGCGGCCCTCGCCCCGCTGGTGACGCCCGAACTGCTGCGCGAGATCGCCGGGTCGGTGCCGGATGCGTGGCTGGCCGACGAGCCCGGCTTCGAGTCCCCGGCGGCGGTGCGGGAGGCGTACGTCGAGCACCTGGCGGCGCGGGTGGCGCACTCGGCGGCCTGGCTGCCGGAGGGCTTCGCCACGCCGGAGCAGATCCGGGCCGCCGAGGAGCGGGCGGCCGCCGCGAGGCTGGCGGCGCGCCCGTCCTGGCTGAAGCAGGTGCCGAACCGGGCCGGTCTGGCTCCGGTGGAGTCGGACTGGTCCCGG
- a CDS encoding O-antigen ligase, whose product MAITLQLPHPAMRLTRIVPARPSWLAAATVLLVCVPTGEKDVSASVHVTPADLASLALVGLIAVDLLRGRLPRLDPAACALFGGVVLAAAVATVHSIDPASSLTGFVRLSQIFVLVPAAVLLAVRDALDRRLVLGSFVLAALIEGAVGVDQYLTRTGASYAGQPIRAVGTFGALDIMAMSSVVSYGLLAALGLALAERRPGGHRLLRRTMWASAAFLAFPLAVSFSRGSWIATAVAASVLLLRADARLAVKGVLVGAAAAVVLVGGLGLGASGVTQRLSSIGSVSAAPDQSVSDRYDLWSTAGRIWQDHPLTGAGPKAFQQLRDSHAPLRLSSGSDAADSTIGFQREPLLSPHNMYFLVLSEQGLLGVVAYLALFLALLLGCLRRAAGPGLAALALLCWVLWDFLYADIGGTTTVLTSVVLGLAARTALPGPDCRGASGA is encoded by the coding sequence ATGGCCATCACCCTGCAACTCCCGCACCCCGCAATGCGGTTGACTCGGATAGTGCCGGCCCGGCCGAGCTGGCTGGCCGCGGCCACGGTCCTGCTGGTGTGCGTGCCGACCGGGGAGAAGGACGTCTCCGCGTCCGTGCACGTCACCCCGGCGGACCTGGCCTCGCTCGCCCTGGTCGGGCTGATCGCGGTGGACCTGCTGCGCGGCCGGCTGCCCCGGCTGGACCCGGCCGCCTGCGCGCTGTTCGGCGGCGTGGTGCTGGCCGCCGCCGTCGCCACCGTGCACTCCATCGACCCGGCGTCCAGCCTCACCGGCTTCGTCCGGCTGTCCCAGATCTTCGTGCTGGTCCCGGCCGCGGTGCTGCTCGCCGTCCGCGACGCCCTGGACCGGCGGCTGGTGCTCGGCTCCTTCGTACTGGCCGCGCTGATCGAGGGCGCGGTCGGCGTCGACCAGTACCTGACCCGCACCGGCGCCTCCTACGCCGGGCAGCCGATCCGCGCCGTGGGCACCTTCGGCGCGCTGGACATCATGGCGATGTCCAGCGTGGTCTCGTACGGACTGCTGGCCGCCCTCGGCCTGGCGCTGGCCGAACGTCGCCCGGGCGGCCACCGGCTGCTGCGCCGGACGATGTGGGCCAGCGCCGCGTTCCTGGCCTTCCCGCTCGCGGTGTCCTTCAGCCGGGGCAGCTGGATCGCCACCGCCGTCGCCGCGAGCGTGCTGCTGCTGCGCGCGGACGCCCGACTGGCCGTCAAGGGGGTGCTGGTCGGCGCGGCCGCCGCCGTGGTGCTGGTCGGCGGCCTCGGCCTGGGTGCCTCCGGCGTCACCCAGCGGCTCAGTTCGATCGGCTCGGTCTCCGCCGCCCCCGACCAGTCGGTCTCCGACCGCTACGACCTGTGGTCCACCGCCGGCCGGATCTGGCAGGACCACCCGCTGACCGGCGCCGGCCCCAAGGCCTTCCAGCAGCTGCGCGACAGCCACGCCCCGCTGCGGCTCTCCTCCGGCAGCGACGCGGCCGACTCCACCATCGGCTTCCAGCGCGAGCCGCTGCTGTCCCCGCACAACATGTACTTCCTGGTGCTCAGCGAGCAGGGACTGCTCGGCGTGGTCGCCTACCTCGCCCTGTTCCTCGCCCTGTTGCTGGGCTGCCTGCGCCGCGCCGCCGGCCCCGGCCTGGCCGCCCTCGCGCTGCTCTGCTGGGTGCTCTGGGACTTCCTCTACGCCGACATCGGCGGCACCACCACCGTGCTGACCTCCGTGGTGCTCGGGCTGGCCGCCCGCACCGCCCTGCCCGGCCCCGACTGCCGCGGAGCGAGCGGAGCATGA
- a CDS encoding lipopolysaccharide biosynthesis protein yields MSDPRRSARALARRWWPLAVAVPLGAAAGAGYAAVSHPSYAASSYVVVVPTNPGETSTAVNFAQAYGRLAGQPQVLLGAAADSGHSVTTLAGLVRGTTSPDAPVIEITGTGALAAEAVKNADAVAKSLIAFGNTSSKETGVKLVPLAAAAAPESPASPSAALDTAVGAAAGVLVGALVMLTRRKEGPAAEPALPAQAEAPAPAGRDAAPVAGGAR; encoded by the coding sequence ATGTCCGATCCCCGCCGCAGCGCCCGCGCGCTGGCCCGTCGCTGGTGGCCGCTGGCCGTCGCCGTTCCGCTCGGCGCGGCGGCCGGCGCCGGCTACGCCGCCGTCTCGCACCCCTCGTACGCCGCCAGCTCCTACGTGGTGGTGGTGCCGACCAACCCGGGCGAGACCTCCACCGCCGTCAACTTCGCCCAGGCGTACGGCCGGCTCGCCGGGCAGCCCCAGGTGCTGCTGGGGGCGGCCGCCGACAGCGGGCACTCGGTGACCACGCTGGCCGGGCTGGTGCGCGGCACCACCTCGCCGGACGCCCCGGTGATCGAGATCACCGGCACCGGCGCGCTGGCCGCCGAGGCGGTGAAGAACGCCGACGCGGTCGCCAAGTCGCTGATCGCGTTCGGCAACACCAGCAGCAAGGAGACCGGGGTCAAGCTGGTCCCGCTGGCCGCGGCCGCCGCGCCCGAGTCCCCCGCCTCGCCGTCCGCCGCCCTGGACACCGCGGTCGGCGCGGCGGCCGGCGTGCTGGTCGGCGCGCTGGTGATGCTCACCCGTCGCAAGGAGGGCCCGGCCGCCGAACCCGCGCTGCCCGCCCAGGCCGAGGCCCCCGCACCCGCAGGCAGGGACGCGGCGCCGGTCGCCGGGGGCGCCAGGTGA
- a CDS encoding sugar transferase gives MTIDHESVPRAGRTVASPARHTSRTGVLDRPKARPRSKPAAPRTSAGVGRHRGRLHSRVALPLSLAAADALAAGLAAAATTPAGTRPAAFAALLLPALLPLNLAGGLYRSRLSLSALDEFPALAARAAVATAFAITADACLAGRWAGLGPMSPLRLIALLFLMLPLAALGRAFVHHLTRKARRRRPSPVLLLGAGELGQRIAAVLTARPEYGLRPVGYLDPDPVLLPPSSPLPVLGGREVLGRVLRRYRIHHVVATAGAADEAETLAALRHAARLGCQVWLVPGLREYDSVQGAGDHLWGFPCLRLGAPAMRRGGWIVKRGFDIAAAGLGLLLISPVLAACALAVRWDTGPGVLFRQQRTGLDGRVFTVLKFRTLRPSDEHESATRWNIAQDHRMGAIGKFLRKTSLDELPQLWNVLRGDMSLVGPRPERPYFVMRFGQAYPEYADRHRVPVGLTGLAQVNGLRGDTSIEDRARFDNRYIEGWSLWQDAKVLLRTAALVVRPDGS, from the coding sequence ATGACCATTGACCACGAGAGTGTGCCGCGGGCGGGCAGAACCGTGGCGAGCCCGGCCCGACACACCAGCCGCACCGGCGTGCTCGACCGGCCCAAGGCCCGGCCGCGGTCCAAGCCGGCCGCGCCCCGGACCTCGGCCGGAGTCGGCCGGCACCGCGGCCGGCTGCACTCTCGGGTCGCCCTCCCGCTGTCGCTGGCCGCCGCCGACGCCCTGGCGGCCGGCCTGGCCGCGGCCGCCACCACTCCCGCCGGCACCCGGCCGGCCGCCTTCGCCGCCCTGCTGCTGCCCGCCCTGCTCCCGCTCAACCTGGCCGGCGGGCTCTACCGCAGCCGGCTCAGCCTGTCCGCCCTCGACGAGTTCCCCGCCCTGGCCGCCCGCGCCGCCGTCGCCACCGCGTTCGCGATCACCGCCGACGCCTGCCTGGCCGGCCGCTGGGCCGGCCTCGGCCCGATGAGCCCGCTGCGGCTGATCGCCCTGCTGTTCCTGATGCTGCCGCTGGCCGCGCTCGGCCGGGCCTTCGTCCACCACCTCACCCGCAAGGCCCGCCGCCGCCGCCCCAGCCCGGTGCTGCTGCTCGGCGCCGGCGAACTCGGCCAGCGGATCGCCGCCGTGCTCACCGCCCGCCCCGAGTACGGCCTGCGCCCGGTCGGCTACCTCGACCCGGACCCGGTGCTGCTGCCGCCCAGCAGCCCGCTGCCGGTGCTCGGCGGCCGCGAGGTGCTCGGCCGGGTGCTGCGCCGCTACCGGATCCACCACGTGGTGGCCACCGCCGGCGCCGCCGACGAGGCCGAGACGCTGGCCGCGCTGCGGCACGCCGCCCGGCTCGGCTGCCAGGTCTGGCTGGTGCCCGGCCTGCGCGAGTACGACTCGGTGCAGGGCGCCGGCGACCACCTGTGGGGCTTCCCCTGCCTGCGCCTCGGCGCCCCCGCGATGCGCCGCGGCGGCTGGATCGTCAAGCGCGGCTTCGACATCGCCGCGGCCGGCCTCGGCCTGCTGCTGATCTCCCCGGTGCTGGCCGCCTGCGCCCTCGCGGTGCGCTGGGACACCGGCCCGGGCGTGCTGTTCCGCCAGCAGCGCACCGGACTGGACGGCCGGGTGTTCACCGTCCTCAAGTTCCGCACCCTGCGCCCGTCCGACGAGCACGAGTCGGCCACCCGCTGGAACATCGCCCAGGACCACCGGATGGGCGCGATCGGCAAGTTCCTCCGCAAGACCTCGCTGGACGAGCTGCCCCAGCTGTGGAACGTGCTGCGCGGCGACATGAGCCTGGTCGGCCCGCGCCCCGAACGCCCGTACTTCGTCATGCGGTTCGGCCAGGCGTACCCCGAGTACGCCGACCGGCACCGGGTCCCGGTCGGGCTCACCGGCCTGGCCCAGGTGAACGGCCTGCGCGGGGACACCTCGATCGAGGACCGGGCGCGCTTCGACAACCGCTACATCGAGGGCTGGAGCCTGTGGCAGGACGCCAAGGTCCTGCTGCGCACCGCGGCCCTGGTGGTCCGCCCGGACGGGAGCTGA
- a CDS encoding glycosyltransferase, whose product MKVLHVVTGLHAGGAERQLALLLRHLPKDQQHEVAALTNPGTVARELRAGGFRVHHLDMRGNRDLGVLPRLTRLIRAGRYDLVHTHLYRAMLYGRLAARLAGVRAVLATEHSLQAGMIEGRPTSRGVRALYLGAERLGRTTLAVSGQVAGVLDDWGVPAGRVRLLPNGVDAARYRFGAAERSAHRVRLRAQLGLPTDAFVIGAVGRLVPGKRFEVPLRALVRLPDARLLLVGAGPEREDLLALAEQLGVRSRVVPTGERDDVPELLTAMDVLVSPSRQETFGLAVLEGLAAGLPVLHSACPALAELPPAAAPHARELPSDPDSYARELALLALARPGPAPAPPAVAHYDIARIAAELAELYRESAAALPGPRRPARRRAAAH is encoded by the coding sequence ATGAAGGTCCTGCACGTGGTCACCGGCCTGCACGCGGGCGGGGCGGAACGCCAGCTCGCGCTGCTGCTGCGGCACCTGCCGAAGGACCAGCAGCACGAGGTGGCCGCCCTGACCAATCCCGGCACGGTCGCCCGCGAACTGCGCGCCGGCGGCTTCCGGGTCCACCACCTGGACATGCGCGGCAACCGCGACCTCGGCGTGCTGCCCCGGCTCACCCGGCTGATCAGGGCCGGCCGCTACGACCTGGTGCACACCCACCTCTACCGGGCGATGCTGTACGGCCGCCTCGCCGCCCGGCTGGCGGGCGTGCGCGCCGTGCTGGCCACCGAGCACTCGCTGCAGGCCGGGATGATCGAGGGCCGGCCCACCTCGCGCGGGGTCCGGGCGCTGTACCTGGGCGCGGAGCGGCTCGGCCGCACCACCCTGGCGGTGTCCGGCCAGGTCGCCGGGGTGCTCGACGACTGGGGCGTGCCGGCCGGCCGGGTGCGGCTGCTGCCGAACGGCGTGGACGCCGCCCGGTACCGCTTCGGCGCCGCCGAGCGGTCCGCCCACCGGGTCCGGCTCCGTGCCCAACTGGGCCTTCCCACGGACGCGTTCGTGATCGGCGCGGTCGGCCGGCTGGTGCCGGGCAAGCGCTTCGAGGTGCCGCTGCGGGCCCTGGTCCGGCTCCCCGACGCCCGGCTGCTGCTGGTCGGCGCCGGCCCGGAGCGCGAGGACCTGCTCGCGCTGGCCGAGCAGCTGGGCGTCCGCAGCCGGGTGGTGCCGACCGGGGAACGCGACGACGTGCCGGAACTGCTCACCGCGATGGACGTGCTGGTCTCGCCGTCCCGGCAGGAGACCTTCGGCCTGGCCGTGCTGGAGGGCCTGGCCGCCGGACTGCCGGTGCTGCACTCGGCCTGCCCGGCGCTCGCCGAACTGCCCCCGGCCGCGGCCCCGCACGCCCGCGAACTGCCCTCCGACCCCGATTCCTACGCCCGCGAGCTGGCCCTGCTGGCGCTGGCCCGCCCCGGCCCGGCACCGGCGCCGCCCGCCGTCGCGCACTACGACATCGCCCGGATCGCGGCCGAACTGGCCGAGCTCTACCGGGAGTCGGCCGCCGCCCTGCCCGGTCCCCGTCGACCGGCGCGGCGACGCGCGGCCGCGCACTGA
- a CDS encoding lipid II flippase MurJ, which produces MTTDQPVAEVAPTTVPAPRAAGADPAPSGFLAKAFGVTALLSAAGSGLGLLRDLLLARYFGANQGTDAFLVAWTVPETAAPLLIEDAMAFLMVPAFSLALVLREERPHGPDPVRQLTRATLPWLLLALCTLSGAVALGAPRLVELLAPGLADPGLAVTCTRITAVTILPFGLAGYLASALRALHSFTAPAVIYVMYNLGILALLLSGHQLLGVRSAALGVALGSGLMAGVLLLPFARRLREHRRRGLRRGSARGLVLIPLALLPVAAFTLTRQAQVFIERYLGSGLPPGTISHLNYAAKISQLAMTSAILIVTVTFPVVARALAAGDLAAARDRVEKDLGQAAAVVLLGTAFLMACAPAVVALLFQRGAFGAADTSATAAVIRVYSFGLPAQAMIGVMVRPYFCVRPVVRRADTPRAEGDRTTWLDWYPVGAMAVGLAVTCVVGVTATPRFGALGLAAGNAAGITTTAALLLRGLLLRGIALRLRRVLAGQLRLLTAAVAAALLGALTTRAVAAPLPAALLGGSTVLVVFAGLGALLGAAEVRGPVLALAARTRGPHTPSPAAEGKPHGR; this is translated from the coding sequence ATGACGACCGATCAGCCGGTGGCCGAGGTAGCCCCGACGACCGTGCCGGCCCCGCGTGCGGCCGGTGCGGACCCGGCCCCGAGCGGCTTCCTGGCCAAGGCCTTCGGGGTGACCGCGCTGCTCAGCGCGGCCGGCTCCGGGCTCGGGCTGCTGCGCGACCTGCTGCTCGCCCGCTACTTCGGCGCCAACCAGGGCACCGACGCGTTCCTGGTCGCCTGGACGGTGCCGGAGACCGCCGCGCCGCTGCTGATCGAGGACGCGATGGCGTTCCTGATGGTCCCGGCCTTCAGCCTGGCCCTGGTGCTGCGCGAGGAGCGTCCGCACGGGCCGGACCCGGTACGGCAGTTGACCCGCGCCACGCTGCCCTGGCTGCTGCTCGCGCTGTGCACGCTGTCCGGGGCGGTCGCGCTCGGCGCACCCCGGCTGGTCGAGCTGCTCGCCCCCGGTCTGGCCGACCCGGGGCTGGCCGTCACCTGCACCCGGATCACCGCCGTCACCATCCTGCCGTTCGGCCTCGCCGGGTACCTCGCCTCCGCGCTGCGCGCCCTGCACTCCTTCACCGCGCCCGCCGTCATCTACGTGATGTACAACCTGGGCATCCTGGCGCTGCTGCTGAGCGGCCACCAACTGCTCGGGGTGCGCTCCGCCGCGCTCGGCGTGGCCCTCGGCAGCGGGCTGATGGCCGGCGTGCTGCTGCTGCCGTTCGCCCGCCGGCTGCGCGAGCACCGCCGGCGCGGACTGCGGCGGGGCTCCGCCCGCGGGCTGGTGCTGATCCCGCTGGCACTGCTGCCGGTGGCCGCGTTCACGCTCACCCGGCAGGCCCAGGTGTTCATCGAGCGCTACCTCGGCTCGGGACTTCCGCCCGGCACCATCTCGCACCTCAACTACGCCGCCAAGATCAGCCAGTTGGCGATGACCTCGGCGATCCTGATCGTCACCGTGACCTTCCCGGTGGTGGCCCGGGCGCTGGCCGCCGGCGACCTCGCCGCGGCCCGCGACCGGGTGGAGAAGGACCTCGGCCAGGCCGCCGCGGTGGTGCTGCTCGGCACCGCCTTCCTGATGGCCTGCGCGCCCGCGGTGGTCGCCCTGCTGTTCCAGCGCGGCGCGTTCGGCGCCGCCGACACCTCCGCCACCGCCGCGGTCATCCGGGTGTACTCCTTCGGGCTGCCCGCGCAGGCGATGATCGGCGTGATGGTGCGGCCGTACTTCTGCGTCCGCCCCGTGGTGCGCCGCGCCGACACCCCCCGCGCCGAGGGCGACCGCACCACCTGGCTGGACTGGTACCCGGTCGGCGCGATGGCCGTCGGACTGGCCGTCACCTGCGTCGTCGGCGTCACCGCCACCCCGCGGTTCGGGGCGCTCGGACTGGCCGCCGGCAACGCCGCCGGGATCACCACCACCGCCGCACTGCTGCTGCGCGGCCTGCTGCTGCGCGGCATCGCGCTGCGGCTGCGCCGGGTGCTCGCCGGCCAGCTGCGGCTGTTGACCGCGGCCGTCGCCGCCGCCCTGCTCGGCGCGCTCACCACCCGGGCCGTCGCCGCCCCGCTGCCCGCCGCCCTGCTCGGCGGCAGCACCGTCCTCGTGGTCTTCGCCGGCCTCGGCGCGCTGCTCGGCGCCGCCGAGGTGCGCGGCCCGGTGCTGGCCCTGGCCGCCCGGACCAGGGGACCGCACACACCCTCACCCGCCGCCGAAGGGAAGCCGCATGGACGCTGA